The DNA window TCGGCGGGCTTCTCACTCACTTCGATCTCGGTGGTCTCCGCGACGATCACCGTTCCGTCGGGGTTCGTTTCGGCGACCTTCAGCGGGATGCGCTGGCCCGACCCACCCGAGAACGGGCCGAACCCGAGCGAGAACGGGATGGTCTGACCCTGGGTGATCGCCTGACCCGAGAGCTTGTCCTGGATGTACGGTCCGACGTTCCCCCGGATGCGGAGGTTCTGGGGGAGCGCCACCGTCACGGACTGGGCGGGCTTGACGTCGGCCTTCTCGATCGTGACGTGATCGTCGATCCCGACCTGGGCCTCACTGCGGAGCTGGCCGTCGACTCGGATCACGTCGCGGCCCCCATCGTCGGGGTAGCCAGGCCAGACGCGCGCGATCGCGCGCCCTTCGCCGCTGTCGATCACGATGTAGTCGCCGTTTTCGAGGTCGAGCTCCTCCATCGCGGCCCGATCGACCGCCGCGAGGCCGCGGCCGGCGTCTTTCTGCTTCAGGGGTTTGACGGTGAGCTTCATCGTTCCACCTCGACAGTAAGCACGCCGTTGTTGATACCGGCTTCGACGGTCCCCGATTCCGGCACCTCGAACTCGGCCTGATCGTCGTCGCCCACGATCAGTACCGTGTTCCCGACGACGTCGACCGTCGTCTCACCGAGTCCGACATCAACCGCGTACACCACCTGATCGTCGTACTCGTACCGCCGGAGTTCGCCGGTGTCGCGCTCGTCGAACTGCTGGAGCTTTGGTGTCATCCTAACCCTTGGTTAGTCCTTCTAATATATAAATGTATTGCCCATGATCCCGGCACGTGGGTAGTCTACGAACCGATCGCTGGTATTGTGGTTCAGGTTGAAGAGTGGAGTCCCAGCGGCGAGGATCCCGGGAAACCTC is part of the Halococcus salifodinae DSM 8989 genome and encodes:
- a CDS encoding DUF7127 family protein, whose product is MTPKLQQFDERDTGELRRYEYDDQVVYAVDVGLGETTVDVVGNTVLIVGDDDQAEFEVPESGTVEAGINNGVLTVEVER